The genomic segment CTTCTCTATATGGAAAAGTTATTTCCATATAACCTTGTTCACCATATGGAAACAataaacactacaagaaaacatgctttTTGTGACCATCAAAATCGTCACAAAGTGGTCCTAAAGTCGCTGTTTACGACTAATGAAAGACTAACTGAAACGGTCGCTAAAATTTGGTCGCAAATTAATACGGTCACAAAGTGGTCGCTTATTTGCCACAGATTAGTAAGTACAAATAGTGGTCGTATATTAGCGACTAGAGTGGGACTATCCTTCGCGGTCGTAATTAGAGACTAAATAGCGACTCCCTATTTTAGCGACTGTATTGAGACGTAATCAAGTAGTCACAGTTAGTAACTAAATAGCAACCTAGAGTGTTAGCGACTACTTTGATACCGTTTTTGGTAGTCACATAATAGCGACTGAGTCATGAcgatttgtttggttgtagATTTGCAACGTTCTGTTCTCAGAATAGGGTTACAAATTAGCAACCAATATGCAACTTTTTATATTCTGCTTACTATTGTTCATGGTCACAAAAGGGTGAGTTTATAGCATCTGATTTGTAACTGTtttgtagaaattttttttaaaaaaaactaaaattaaatactaaaaccGATTTAGATTAGGATTATAACCCAAACAATTGTACCAAAAAACCTGCAACTATCCATAAAACATCCTAACAAAAAACCATAGTTTGATTCACAAACAAGTTATGAAAGTATTTTAAGGCAAAGGAAAGGTTGAAGAAGTGTTGGACAATGGTGAAGTGGCTGGTCCGTTAGCTGGTCCGTTAGCTGGTCCATTGGCTGCTCCGTCTGCTGGTCCGTCTGCTGTTGTGGCGTTAGCTGCAGTGGCTTGTTGTTGAAGAGGTGGTGTTGTTGCATTAGCCATAAAGTTGCTGAAATCAGGATAAGTGTTTTTTAGGTAGGAGACTACCATCTCCAAGCTTGTTATACGACTTTGAGCGTTGCGTTGCTCCTCATCACGCCTAGcattttcttcatcaacttTTGCGAGCTTAGCACGAGCAGCTTCAAGTTGGTCTTGCAACTCTAAGATTGACGGTGAAGAAGCTGTTGAATAACATTGTTTTCTCTTCCCTTTGTTGATCGTCTCAGCTAGTTGGCCAAGTCCAAAGGGTTTTCCCTTGTCATCTGTGATAGTACtctaacacacaaaaaagatgATGCAAAACCAATTAGATTGAAACAGACAATGTTAATGTTCGATGAATTTTCATGCTGAGAAAGGAGAACCATCAATAAAAAATGCAGACCAATGAACATCAGCAAAACTAGACAATAAGTATTAGCAAAAGCGAGAATCATCATCAGAAAGCCACACAATCAACATCACGAAATGAAAGTCAAAAAATACCTTGAGAAATATGTCATCTTTATCTTGAATGGTGAGGGTCCGTTGAGATGAAAGGTCTGAACCGTCAAGATCATCAGCATCAAGCTGATTCAATGTCTCTTCTAAGTTCTTCTCATAATCTTCAGCTACTTTTTTAGCCTTTGCATCAACAAAAGTTCCATCTGGCCTTGTATGAGCTGCCATAAAAACTTCACCAAGTGATACAGGGCGACCCAATTTATCCTCCTgtaatgatacaaaaaaaagttactagTGTCACATGTAAAAATCAAAGGCAGCTAAAAACGCATTACCAACTCCTTACCAAGTCTAGTTGTACTTGCAAGTATGATTTCTGTCCGAATAAGTGTTTATGGACGCCAAGCCCGTCACGATCAGAATTTCTGGACTGGGAAGCAGTAGTGCTCTTTTCAATAGATTCGGGAGTGTTCCAGTGCTCCATCATTTCGAGCCAAAGTGTTGGTCCAATCCAAATTGGATTCTCCCCACTCAGCTTTGCTTGGCTCACAATTCCTTTGAGTCTTCTTTTGGCGACTCTTATGAAATTTTCTTTAACAACCTCAGTAATCCTACTGTCCCAGTTGTACTTCCGCTACACAATACACAATACAATATTGTTATGCTAAGTGTGAATGATTCTCATCATGGTAtgtagtcaaaaaaaaaaaactgtaaagaGAGCATTACCGCAAACGTTCTGAAGTATCGTTCTTGAATGTGAGTAGGTGTAACCTTCCAACTGTAGAAAGGACCATCAAACTTCTTTCGAAGTATTCCACTTATCACTCGGGCCAGTTTTCCTTTGTCCCGACCAAACCTATTAGACAAATATTAGGAGAGCAAATGAAAGTAAAGattagaaaaccaaaacaaaactgcATACTAAAATTAAGAATCAAACACAACAACCTAAGTGATATATAATCAACACAAGAGAACCAAGCAATGCTATGTAATCAAACTAAAATTCAGAATCAAACACAACAACCTAAGTAATCCCATCAACACAAGAGAACCAAGCAATGCTATGTAATCAAACTAAAATTCAGAATCAAACACATAATTTACGAAGAGTATAAGTGATATACAACAAAATTAGTTTACatataagtcaaaatttatACACAACAATTTCCTACCTAGACTCGTTTACGAAGACAAATATGTGAactagaaagaagaagaaagagatctCTCACCATATTGTCTCAACATCGGGGATAGGATACGGACTCAAGAGTGGTAGATGTTGTCGTCCAGGAAGAACCAACAAATCATCTAATAGCTGTTGGTAGTCTTGTTGATTTGGCGGCTCCGGATCTGGATTCTCAGGCGGCAGCAGTGGTGGTTCATGCTCCGGAATCAGAGGCGGTGCTTGATGTTGGGGAATTTGGTACggttgttgttgatggtggGGAAGCTGGTACGAAGGCTGTGGTTGCTGGTGCGGAGGCTGTTGATGTTGAGGAAGTTGATGTTGGGGAAGTTGGTACGCCGCCGGTGAAGGCTGATACGGTGGGTATTGCTGGTGGTATTGAGCCGCTTGCTGCTGTTGCTGAGGTGGAGAGTGTGAATTAGAAGGATATTGAGACGGAAGAAACGGGGAAGCCGAAATTGTTTCGTTAGATGTTTACCAATTTGATTCTTGTGATATGTAGATTAAAAATATTGACATATGAATTTAGGGTAAAAGATAATAATACCTAAGATGAATGGTTCATAATTTTGATACTTCTTTGATTGTAGCACGTCAACAATGCCTCCATCTCGAATTCGAGTGCCTTTGCCAATTCTTGGATCAAACCATTCACAGAAGAAAACTATGATCCTTAAATTCAATAATCCTGGATACTCGAGCTGAATAATATTTTCGACGGTCCCATAATAATCATCTTCGTCATGTCCTTCTGAATAATTTGACCCTCGAACACATATCCCATAATTCATTGTTTTCCTGGTTCTCCCATGGGCCTTCGTGTGAAACAAATAACCTCTTGTAAAATACATAGGCCATGACTTGACTTTATTTTCAGGACCTTCCACAATATCATATACCCATGGAGGAAAACTTTCTGAACTTGTAGAAACCTGTAagtgtatataatataattaaaaatatacacatataatatatattaaattattgaataGAATATTCTTACATATTCACGAATCCATTTAGGAAAATCTGCTTCTCTTTTTGAGATGACTTCAGCCTCAGAAAGTTCTGGATCACCATATTGACCGCGTGCCAACAAAATTAAACCGGATTAACCCAGAAATCGACCCAAATTGACCCGATTCAACCCGTTAAACAATACCCATTTATCCTAAAATccccaaaacataaaaatccccaaatcgaagAACCCTAGAAACGAAAAAATCTCAATTTCCATGGATTCGAATGAGCTGGAGACGAATGCGATAATTGTTCATGACGAGGCTACTGCTACTGCTACTGGGTCTGTTCCGCcagaggaaggaggagaaggtCCGATCGAAGAGGATGAACCCGATGATGAAGATCCAAGAGAGCGAGACGCCTTTGACATCGAGAAAGCTGTATTGGAGTTTGTAGACGAACCATCGATTGTTCATGATGAGTATCCGGACAGttcaagtgatgaagatgatgaagctcGTCGGGTGAGAAAGCGGAACAACATCAGAAAAGTCGATGGGACTTTGTACTATCACCAGACATTCTTCAACGCCATTGCATTTAAGGAAGCTGTACTCGGCCATGCTCTGAAGACTGGATGCAACATCGCACAGTACAGGTATGATAAAACCAAGATTGGATTTAGATGTGCTGGCGATGGATGTATTTGGCGCATATATTGTGCAATCACGAAGAAATGTAGGAGGTGGAGGGTGAATAAGTACATTGATAAGCATACATGTAATCCAAATGGAGATTGTGAGATGTTGAAGGTTCTTGTTATCTCTAGGTTGTTTCTAGATCAAATCAGAGAAGAACCTGAGTATTTCATGCCAATGAAGATAGAACAAACCATTAAAGCAAAATGGAAGATCACTGTATCTAGGCCTCAATGTCAAGCTGCAAGGAATAAAGCTTTGAGATGGATTGAGAAAGAGTATGATGAGCAGTTTGCAAGGCTCCAAGATTATGCGGCTGAGATACGAGAATCAAACCAAGATTCAACTGTTGAAGTTGTCACTGTGACTAACGATGCAGGAGAAGAGGTATTTAACAGTTTCTATGTCTGCTTTGATGTGCTCAAGAGAACATGGAAAGATTCTTGTAGGCCACTAATAGGTTTAGATGGAACCTTTATAAAAGGTAAAGTTAAAGGTCAGTTGCTGGTTGCTTTAGGTAGAGATTCAGATAATGCTATATACCCAATAGCATGGGGGTGTGTACAAGTAGAAAACATAGTAAATTGGTTGTGGTTTGTGAGGAAGATGAAGGCTGATTTGGGACTAATGGATGGTGATGGTTATATCATAATCTCTGATCGCCAAAAGGTAATAAACATTCTGATTTTGGGTTCATTGCTAATGTGTTGTATTTATTCAGTTATTAacctcttgctttttttttcaggGACTCATCCGAGCTGTTGAGTTAGAGCTACCAAAAGCTGAGCATAGAATGTGTGTCCGACACATTTATAGCAACTTGAAGAAAAGTCATGGGAAAGataaagagatgaagaagtatGTCTGGGATATTGCATGGAGCTACAATGAGAAGGATTTTGAAGCAAACATGATCAAGCTTCAAAACTACAGTGAGATTGTCTGGCGTGATGTGGTAAAGTCGAAACCAAGAACTTGGTGCAGGGCGTTCTACAAGCAAGGGAACTTCTGTGAAGATGTTGAGAATAACTCAGTCGAGTCATTCAACAACTCCATTTTGAAAGCCAGGGACAAAGCATTTGTGCCAATGCTTGAGACCATAAGGAGACTTGCGATGGTCAGGATTGCCAAGAGATCTGCTGAATCTCATGATCACAATGGGAGATGCACGCCATATGTGTCTAAGTTCCTTgccaaagaaattgaaaaagctTCTGAATGCCAGATAAGAAGGAGCACAAACGACAGTTACGAAGCTACACTTAGTGGAGTTTCTCATCGGGTAAGCTTGACTGAGAGGACTTGCACTTGTCAGAAATGGCAAATCTGTGGCATTCCTTGTGAGCATGCTTATGGAGTCATGATTGATAGGAAGTTTGAGGTTGAAGACTATGTGTGTTTCTGGTTTCGGACACCTATGTGGAGGAGGAACTACACAGAAGGCCTTGTTCCACAAAGAGGACCTGCTTATTGGCCATCTACCAACCTCCCTAATGTGCATAGACCACCATCACCACCGCAGCCTGGGAGGAAGAAAGGAAAGGAAAGTAAGAAGgacaaaaagaggaagaaaggacCAAATGAGTCTCCTTCGAAAAAATCATctaaaaagttgaaaaggaTAATGCATTGTGGTATGTGTGGTGAAGCTGGTCACAATTCTAGGTTTCactcgaagaagaagtctacTAAACAGGTTAGTAGGTGTAGTTTTCAACAAAATGTGTTAGATAGTATGTGAATCTGACCTTAATTTTGCTTCATCTTGTGTCTTAGACATTTGAACCACAGATTGCTCAAGGCACTCAAGGCACTCAAGTGGAACCATGGATGCATTTTTAGGATGTTTAACTCGGCTTATGTATTGGTTTTGAACCATGGATGCATTTTTAGGATGTTTAACTCGGCTTATGTATTGGTTTTGAACCATGGATGCATTTTTAGGATGTTTAACTCGGCTTATGTATTGGTTTTGAACCATGGATGCATTTTTAGGATGTTTAACTCGGCTTATGTATTGGTTTTGAACCATGGATGCATTTTTAGGATGTTTAACTCGGCTTATGTATTGGTTTTGAACCATGGATGCATTTTTAGGATGTTTAACTCGGCTTATGTATTGGTTTTGAACCATGGATGCATTTTTAGGATGTTTAACTCGGCTTATGTATTGGTTTTGAACCATGGATGCATTTTTAGGATGTTTAACTCGGCTTATGTATTGGTTTTGAACCATTTCTGCCAATGTCTCTGATTTTTTGgttgttattgttattgttattttggTTTCTCATTAGACATAAAAGAGGACACAACAAGAACATAACActaccaacaacaacacaatacataacaaaccaaacaactacaagccaatacataacaaaaccaacaactacaagccaatCAAACTATCACTTTACTCAAACCAATCATGATCATACAACCTACAATTACAacaatcattattttcttcagACTTGATTTGGTTTCCAACAGTTCTTCTTCTACcctctcaaaaatctctttctctaGCTTCATTTGCATCCTCTCAAAAACAATCTTTTGGTGATCTATAGTCTCTGTTGTAATCTGGGATACTGTTT from the Camelina sativa cultivar DH55 chromosome 12, Cs, whole genome shotgun sequence genome contains:
- the LOC104733413 gene encoding uncharacterized protein LOC104733413, encoding MDSNELETNAIIVHDEATATATGSVPPEEGGEGPIEEDEPDDEDPRERDAFDIEKAVLEFVDEPSIVHDEYPDSSSDEDDEARRVRKRNNIRKVDGTLYYHQTFFNAIAFKEAVLGHALKTGCNIAQYRYDKTKIGFRCAGDGCIWRIYCAITKKCRRWRVNKYIDKHTCNPNGDCEMLKVLVISRLFLDQIREEPEYFMPMKIEQTIKAKWKITVSRPQCQAARNKALRWIEKEYDEQFARLQDYAAEIRESNQDSTVEVVTVTNDAGEEVFNSFYVCFDVLKRTWKDSCRPLIGLDGTFIKGKVKGQLLVALGRDSDNAIYPIAWGCVQVENIVNWLWFVRKMKADLGLMDGDGYIIISDRQKGLIRAVELELPKAEHRMCVRHIYSNLKKSHGKDKEMKKYVWDIAWSYNEKDFEANMIKLQNYSEIVWRDVVKSKPRTWCRAFYKQGNFCEDVENNSVESFNNSILKARDKAFVPMLETIRRLAMVRIAKRSAESHDHNGRCTPYVSKFLAKEIEKASECQIRRSTNDSYEATLSGVSHRVSLTERTCTCQKWQICGIPCEHAYGVMIDRKFEVEDYVCFWFRTPMWRRNYTEGLVPQRGPAYWPSTNLPNVHRPPSPPQPGRKKGKESKKDKKRKKGPNESPSKKSSKKLKRIMHCGMCGEAGHNSRFHSKKKSTKQTFEPQIAQGTQGTQVEPWMHF